In Primulina huaijiensis isolate GDHJ02 chromosome 16, ASM1229523v2, whole genome shotgun sequence, a single genomic region encodes these proteins:
- the LOC140961616 gene encoding nudix hydrolase 19, chloroplastic, whose protein sequence is MLSVSFASIAIFFSKTQVKQSYSPLFLNTMSLYSHAFAGNPIRTRTPKQTEPFSPQSALQTLKTLLSSQSHEPISPDFKVLPFRKGRPLAGSVSENGHSWHLGWLNLGECRGFLENSEVGLSEDSLVYLGCKYEDDAVYWAIDVSEASKLVSELGERQFCFVELRTLMVATDWADAKAMGELAIAGHARALLEWHNLSRFCGSCGAKAVPMEAGRRKQCANELCKMRFYPRVDPVVIMLVIDKENDRALLSRQSRYVPRMWSCLAGFIEPGESLEEALRRETWEETGIEVGEVVYHSSQPWPVGPSSMPCQLMVGFFAYAKSVEIQVDKEELEDAKWHSREDIKKALSYAEYKKAQKSAAAKVEQMCKGVEKGQQLSADFSIESGELAPMFIPGPYAIAHHLITSWVNQVAPKGVETQKQESGSQSNL, encoded by the exons TCTTCCTCAACACAATGAGCCTCTATTCTCATGCTTTTGCCGGCAACCCCATAAGAACCAGAACACCCAAACAGACCGAACCTTTTTCCCCGCAATCGGCGCTCCAAACCTTAAAGACCCTCCTTTCGAGCCAATCCCACGAGCCCATCTCTCCTGATTTCAAGGTTTTGCCTTTCAGAAAGGGCAGGCCTTTAGCAGGCTCGGTTTCGGAGAATGGGCATAGTTGGCACCTGGGATGGTTGAATTTGGGTGAGTGTAGGGGTTTCTTGGAGAATTCTGAAGTGGGTTTGAGTGAGGATTCGTTGGTTTATTTGGGGTGTAAATACGAGGATGATGCTGTGTACTGGGCTATCGATGTGTCCGAGGCAAGTAAGTTGGTGAGTGAATTGGGTGAGAGACAGTTTTGCTTCGTGGAGCTGAGGACTCTAATGGTAGCCACTGATTGGGCTGATGCCAAAGCCATGGGTGAGCTTGCCATTGCTGGGCAC GCTAGAGCCTTGCTAGAATGGCATAACTTATCTCGTTTTTGTGGGAGTTGTGGAGCTAAGGCAGTCCCCATGGAAGCTGGGAGACGGAAGCAGTGTGCAAACGAACTGTGCAAAATGAGGTTTTATCCTCGTGTTGATCCA GTTGTTATTATGTTGGTTATAGACAAGGAAAATGACCGTGCATTACTAAGTAGACAGTCAAGATATGTACCTCGTATGTGGAGTTGCCTTGCAGGCTTTATAGAG CCAGGAGAAAGCTTAGAAGAGGCATTAAGGAGGGAAACGTGGGAGGAGACTGGCATTGAAGTTGGTGAAGTTGTGTACCACAGTTCTCAGCCGTGGCCTG TTGGACCCAGCAGCATGCCATGCCAGCTAATGGTTGGGTTCTTCGCTTATGCTAAATCGGTTGAGATACAAGTGGATAAGGAGGAGCTAGAAG ATGCTAAATGGCATAGTAGAGAAGACATAAAGAAAGCTCTTTCATATGCTGAATACAAGAAGGCTCAGAAAAGTGCAGCTGCTAAAGTGGAACAAATGTGCAAAGGGGTCGAAAAGGGACAGCAGTTGTCTGCAGATTTCAGCATCGAAAGCGGCGAGCTTGCTCCTATGTTTATTCCTGGACCGTATGCCATTGCTCATCATCTAATCACTTCTTGGGTCAATCAGGTTGCTCCAAAGGGTGTCGAAACACAGAAACAAGAGAGTGGTTCTCAATCGAATTTGTAA
- the LOC140961524 gene encoding proline-rich receptor-like protein kinase PERK15 codes for MSTPAPAVSPPSPPTNATSPPPASTFSPPPPEPVTSPPPAPSPPVNSPPPAATVSPPPPVPATNPPPAPSPPVSSPPPSTSPPPPSSDTSPAPPLPSLTPTTPPPPSRSPPSPPFPPSPPVPLGRSSPPPPSGGTARSPPAAPSSNGGSSSGVSTGLVVGIAIGGVVILAVLTLLFICCKKKRRRPQSDYYVPPPPPLGPKAEPYGNPIHNWQQSAPAPGDHFVTIPPKHSPPLVGFTRPPQSPARAPPPPPPPGYMSSSGGSGSHHSGPEIPAPQPSPGMFLGFSKSTFTYDELSMATDGFSTANLLGQGGFGYVHRGVLPNGKEVAVKQLKAGSGQGEREFQAEVEIISRVHHKHLVSLVGYCITGSERMLVYEFVQNDTLEFHLHGNGRPTMDWPTRLKIALGAAKGLAYLHEDCHPKIIHRDIKASNILLDFNFEAKVADFGLAKFSSDANTHVSTRVMGTFGYLAPEYASSGKLTEKSDVFSFGIMLLELITGRRPVDTSQSFMDDSLVDWARPLLTRALEDGNFDTLVDPRMQRDYNQNEMARIVACAAACVRHSAKRRPRMSQVVRALEGDLSLSDLNEGIKPGHSSMYSSHGSSDYDTTQYNDDMKKFRKLALASGDYGSSGQYSNPTSEYGLYPSSSSGEAQQTREMEMGKLKTEGAR; via the exons ATGTCTACGCCTGCGCCGGCGGTGTCTCCGCCGTCTCCACCAACCAATGCCACCTCTCCTCCACCGGCATCAACCTTCTCTCCACCTCCGCCTGAACCAGTCACCTCGCCGCCACCCGCTCCGTCTCCTCCCGTCAACTCCCCACCACCCGCTGCCACTGTTTCCCCGCCCCCGCCTGTACCTGCCACCAATCCCCCACCCGCTCCATCTCCTCCGGTCAGTTCGCCACCACCCTCCACTTCTCCTCCTCCGCCTTCATCCGACACGTCTCCGGCCCCCCCGCTGCCTTCGCTCACCCCGACAACACCCCCTCCTCCATCAAGATCACCTCCGTCGCCGCCTTTCCCTCCCTCCCCGCCAGTGCCATTAGGTAGGAGTTCTCCACCTCCGCCATCGGGAGGTACGGCGAGATCCCCCCCGGCTGCGCCGTCTTCTAATGGTGGGTCATCGTCGGGGGTATCGACGGGACTGGTTGTTGGGATAGCTATTGGAGGCGTTGTAATACTTGCGGTTTTGACTCTTCTTTTCATTTGCTGCAAGAAAAAGAGAAGAAGACCACAATCTGATTACTACGTACCTCCTCCACCACCCCTTGGGCCTAAAG CTGAGCCGTATGGAAACCCGATTCACAATTGGCAGCAGAGTGCACCAGCACCAGGTGATCATTTTGTCACAATCCCACCTAAACATTCTCCACCGCTGGTTGGTTTCACGAGACCACCTCAATCACCAGCACGTgcaccaccacctcctccgCCACCAGGGTACATGAGCAGCAGTGGAGGTTCTGGTTCCCATCATTCAGGCCCCGAAATTCCGGCTCCGCAGCCTTCACCAGGAATGTTTTTAGGGTTTTCGAAAAGCACTTTTACTTATGATGAGTTGTCAATGGCAACGGACGGATTCTCAACCGCCAATCTTCTTGGGCAAGGTGGTTTTGGTTATGTGCACCGGGGAGTGCTGCCAAATGGTAAAGAGGTTGCAGTTAAGCAGTTAAAGGCTGGAAGTGGACAAGGGGAACGCGAGTTCCAGGCTGAAGTTGAGATCATCAGCAGAGTGCATCATAAGCATCTTGTTTCATTGGTTGGATACTGCATCACTGGGTCGGAGAGAATGCTCGTGTATGAGTTTGTTCAAAATGACACCCTGGAATTTCACTTGCATG GAAACGGAAGACCTACAATGGATTGGCCCACACGATTGAAGATAGCTCTAGGTGCTGCGAAAGGACTTGCTTATCTTCATGAAGATT GTCATCCAAAAATCATCCATAGAGACATCAAGGCTTCCAATATTCTTTTGGATTTTAACTTTGAAGCAAAG GTTGCAGATTTTGGCCTCGCTAAGTTTTCTTCCGATGCGAATACTCATGTCTCCACACGAGTGATGGGAACTTTTGG GTATTTGGCTCCAGAGTATGCTAGCTCTGGAAAGCTTACTGAAAAGTCCGATGTATTTTCCTTTGGGATCATGCTTCTTGAATTGATCACTGGACGGCGTCCGGTTGACACCAGTCAATCTTTCATGGATGATAGTTTGGTAGACTGG GCAAGACCATTGCTCACCCGAGCACTGGAAGATGGAAACTTTGATACGCTCGTTGATCCACGGATGCAAAGGGATTATAATCAAAACGAGATGGCTCGCATTGTAGCTTGTGCAGCTGCTTGTGTGCGTCACTCAGCTAAGCGCAGGCCACGGATGAGCCAG GTGGTAAGGGCTTTGGAAGGAGACCTATCCCTATCCGATCTCAATGAAGGAATCAAACCGGGGCACAGCTCCATGTACAGTTCTCATGGAAGTTCGGATTACGACACCACCCAATACAACGATGACATGAAAAAGTTCAGGAAATTGGCACTGGCTAGCGGAGACTATGGAAGCAGTGGCCAATACAGTAATCCAACTAGCGAATACGGATTATATCCGTCCAGCTCGAGCGGTGAAGCCCAACAAACCAGAGAAATGGAGATGGGCAAGTTGAAAACGGAGGGTGCACGGTGA
- the LOC140961206 gene encoding pentatricopeptide repeat-containing protein At4g18975, chloroplastic, whose amino-acid sequence MIKEKNEVGKFEESSVNYMVTRFSTMDRVSFEICSNAEKQVLCFGADSPLWSLSRNNRVSSVLKPQKSYVYYDKLRDVPALKYRCCQSTQPISKSCTGEKKIIQKTRKKEQHLWRKRDSAGSGQKALNLVRIISGLPSEKEQVYSSLDKWIAWETEFPLIAAAKALQILRKRNQWLRVIQVAKWMLSKGQGATFATYDCLLLAFDMDGRADEAATLWNMILHAHDRSISKRLFSRMISLYDHHNMPNMITEVFADMEELGVRPDEDTVRRVARAFKALDQKDKQRLVIGKYGSKWKYIYFKGERVRVRACPDDEISCLELGDEIDSVHAQN is encoded by the exons atgataaaagaaaaaaatgaagttGGTAAATTTGAAGAAAGTTCAGTGAACTACATGGTGACGCGTTTTAGTACAATGGATCGGGTTTCCTTTGAAATCTGCTCAAATGCTGAAAAACAG GTTTTATGCTTTGGAGCAGATTCTCCACTGTGGTCTTTATCCCGCAATAACCGTGTTTCTTCTGTCCTGAAACCTCAGAAGTCCTACGTTTATTATGATAAG CTAAGGGACGTCCCAGCTCTGAAATACCGCTGTTGTCAAAGTACCCAACCCATAAGTAAATCCTGTACTGGCGAGAA gaaaataattcaaaagacAAGAAAGAAGGAGCAACACTTGTGGCGTAAGAGAGATTCAGCTGGTTCAGGACAAAAGGCACTGAATCTTGTTAGAATT ATTTCTGGACTACCAAGTGAGAAGGAGCAAGTATACAGTTCCCTTGATAAATGGATAGCATGGGAGACTGAATTTCCTTTAATTGCTGCAGCAAAGGCTTTACAAATCTTAAGGAAAAGGAATCAGTGGCTGCGAGTTATTCAA GTGGCCAAGTGGATGTTAAGCAAAGGGCAAGGAGCCACATTTGCTACCTATGATTGCCTTTTACTGGCATTTGACATGGATGGAAGGGCAGACGAGGCAGCGACATTATGGAACATGATTTTGCATGCGCATGATCGCTCTATATCAAAGAGGCTTTTTTCGAGAATGATATCCTTGTATGATCATCATAACATGCCCAACATGATTACAGAG GTGTTTGCTGATATGGAGGAGTTAGGCGTGAGGCCGGATGAAGATACGGTGAGAAGAGTCGCACGAGCCTTCAAGGCCTTAGACCAGAAGGACAAGCAGAGACTGGTAATAGGAAAATACGGAAGTAAATGGAAGTACATTTACTTCAAGGGGGAAAGGGTTCGGGTGAGAGCATGTCCAGATGATGAAATTAGCTGTTTGGAATTGGGTGATGAAATTGACTCTGTACATGCACAGAATTGA